The genomic region GTCCCAAGTTCACAATTAAGTTTTAAAATTACTACGATTAAATGTGATGTAGAAAATGGTGGGATATACTATTTTTGGACATTGCTTTCAAGATAAAGTTTTAAAACTAAAACGGGAGTTTCTTAACATTTAAGAGCTCCACCATGCATGTAGTTGAACAAAATTTGTGTCATACATTTGGAACATAATGAAATGTAAACTAAGACGATGCCTTTCAGCTTATGCCTTTCAGCTTATGTCTCCAGTGAAAACCATGGGCTTATATTGGAAAAGCAATTTAAATTCGGTGACTCCATCAATGGGAAAACTAAAGTGGACATTAACAAAGAGAAAGAACTGATGGAGGATAATTTGAAGCAACTGACGACTATAAAAGCTACGAATAAAGAGATTGCATCTTTCATGAAGGATTTGGGTATCCAGAGGTTCCCTCTTCTCTCTACTTTCTTCTCATTACTTCTCCCTCATGCAATCTTTTCATTATTAGAGGACCCGGGGCGGGAGCGTGATGGCCACCGGTCACGCGTGATATTCGAACGGCACACCGCCGCCGGTGAATTCAAAACGCGTTATATATCTAACGCGTTAACCACACAACGCGTTGAACTTTTAAAAAATCGACCGTTGCACATGATGACCGTTGTTGAACGGTAAgttcaataaaaaaaaaataatccattttatctatatatatatatccacattttaaccatttttttcACACACCAAACTATATCTTTTAACCATTTTAAACCCATTTCACACAAtttttatatctttctcaaatggaattccctacggatttgacgtttccgatgtctagcgataccgataccgagtcgtcttccgacaacgacacgctaaactattttgtgtcggtgtataacgagcttgatgccgagtcgtcccgcccaaagaagaagatggtcggcCGTGATCGTATAAgtgccaacgaagttttgatgaacgattattttgtggaaaacccgctatacaatgccgaaacgtttagagatcgttttcgtttacccaaagaattatttttaaagattgttggagacatcgaggCAAGCGAGGgatggtttcaagaaggttacgatgcgaggggcaaaccaagtttcacgccgattcaaaaatgcacgtccgccattcgccaactagcgacaggtaacccaccgatcaatatgatgaatacctagctatgtctgaaagaacttcacgtgaatgtttgcaatttttttgcaatgcggtcattaagttgtattctaacgagtttttacgtaaaccgacgagccacgacatcttacgtatttacgccgcacacgaggctagatggcattttcccgggatgctcggtagcatcgattgtacacatatcgagtggaaaaactgtccaagagagttgcgaggggcgtatgtgaggggagacatcaaaagaccaaccatcatactagaagcggtggcgtcgaatgatttatggatttggcattcgtatttcggtgtcccaggttcaaacaacgacatcaatgtgttgcacacgtcgccgttgttccaaagcgtaacggatggtaccgcaccttcctctcctttctatgCTAACGGTCGACGTTACAGACGAGCCTTttatcttgtggatggtatctacccgtcttggtctgtttttgtgaaagctccctcatttcccgtcgaggctaaagaaaaggcgttcaaaaaattgcaagaatcggcaagaaaagatgttgagagggcatttggtgttttaaagggtagatggggtatactacaccgaccggttcgttccatgaccaagaaagcaatacatagcatagtgtatgcgtgtatcatattgcacaatatgttgatcaaacacgacggacgtgcaatatccccggattgggtaccggatcctcctacacaagttcaagttccacaagatatcaatttacaattgcgtaacgaagaaactcactttcggttgagattcgatttaatcgaactagtaggttctctaggtttggagttttcggattcggacgaggagtaggtttttttttttaaattgtatgttcctagtatgttaaattcgagaagtaggttttttttttttttttttttttttttttttttttttttacaaattgtatgtttctagtatgtgaaattgaagtagtatgttttaaaattaatgaaatttttaattttagtgttttattgttaatttctaatttaaaataaaaaattaaaaaaattgggagggagtgatagaattccatcactagtgattccacccctcctacatttctatcactagtgatggaaatttgattgatgacatggcattacttgattggatagtgggagtaatggaattccatcactagtgaaccacccctagtccccttaggTTTATATGTTTTTGAAATCTTTTTAGCATACCCAACTTGTTTGGGATATATAATGAGTTTGTATTGATTAATGATGTTTAACAACTGGGAAGGGCTAAGCATCATGGATGGCCAAATACATATGTATTTACAAAAGCAATGGGGGAGATGTTGCTTGGAGAGTTGAGGAATGATGTGCCCTTAGTCATACTACGCCCTTCCGTCGTCAGCAGCACCTATAAAGAACCCTTTCCCGGATGGATCGAAAATCTCAGGTAATAGACCAAAACCAACTTAACCAATTTACCTCTATGTTCATTATTTATAAATTTAGCAATTTCTGGTGGGTCATTTGCTAACTAGATAAGTGGTTTTCGACTACAGAACCATTGATACTGTATTTGCTGGTTACATAAAAGGAACGGCTACATGCTTGCGAGGAGATCCAGATTGTATAATGGATATAGTCAGTTTCCCCACTTGATGTGCTTCAACATAAATTCTCAGCAACATTTACTTATTTGAATTCGGGGATGTTGGTACCAGTAGACATGGTGGTGAATGCTATGATTGTCGCAATGGCAGCTCATGTAAATCACCCCAATTCAGGGATCATTTATCATGGGACTTCTTCTGCTTCAAACCCCGTTAAATTACATCAGATTGTAGATTGGTCGGTTGAGTACTTCGCTAAACATCTATACATAAGCAAGGACAGGTCCATTAAGGCTCGCGATTTCAAATTGTTGACTTCCGAAACAAGCTTTCAGAAATATATTGCAATTCACTACCAACTTCCCTTAAAGGTTTATTTGATTTTAAATCGTTTCTTCAAATTAAAATCACTtttatcgcgaaaactcgaaaactaactaaaaaaagcctaacaaaacacaaaaaaaaaaaaaatttttcaattttttttataaaaatcgctggttttttatataatttttttgtattacacatgtgtagtacatacacatgtgtacacatgtgcactacaaaaaaaattgtttttttttttaattttttttatatactaaaagtagcgaaAATTAGTatgaaaaaaaattggtatgttttttggcttttttagttagttttcgagttttcgcgttaactagtggttttcatttgaaccttcccctatatatatatatatatatatatatatatatataggggaccgctaaaattaaaaacacctacagttgtaagaaccacgagaaccactttctagccattagatcttcaaaatggatagatgagattaaaagtagttaaaggtaatattaaattctttttgtcttattatgtctttaatattttaatctaaaagggtatataagtaaaattactctattttgtctttttgtctttattgttttttattactttattgtattattatattagtttttatttttcaaacttaattttttt from Helianthus annuus cultivar XRQ/B chromosome 10, HanXRQr2.0-SUNRISE, whole genome shotgun sequence harbors:
- the LOC110881469 gene encoding alcohol-forming fatty acyl-CoA reductase, translated to MAKLAIHQVTRCFKQVTSRYNERYDVALNINTFGAKHVSNFVMKSINMKVFLHISTAYVSSENHGLILEKQFKFGDSINGKTKVDINKEKELMEDNLKQLTTIKATNKEIASFMKDLGIQRAKHHGWPNTYVFTKAMGEMLLGELRNDVPLVILRPSVVSSTYKEPFPGWIENLRTIDTVFAGYIKGTATCLRGDPDCIMDIVSFPT